One region of Erwinia tracheiphila genomic DNA includes:
- a CDS encoding helix-turn-helix transcriptional regulator has protein sequence MENQARLIRLPEVMKKTGFGKAWIYRLISQNRFPQPVKIGVRATAFVESEIDEWIQLIIENSRKHVA, from the coding sequence ATGGAAAATCAAGCTCGTCTCATCCGTTTACCAGAAGTCATGAAGAAAACTGGATTTGGTAAAGCGTGGATCTATCGTCTTATCAGCCAAAATCGGTTCCCACAGCCAGTAAAGATCGGTGTTCGCGCTACCGCTTTTGTCGAAAGCGAAATCGATGAATGGATTCAATTAATTATCGAAAATTCAAGAAAGCATGTCGCTTAA
- a CDS encoding site-specific integrase, translated as MGYKVKKFIMSNGERGCLILDKNSNLPAYYQNLFLTTDIRNRGATASTMEIVATNLLIFSNFLDSRKINIVERIELKKYLSVAEIDDLVRYAKQRFDRQKIINIKSASNRFIAKRTFSYRIHVFSRYLKWLCGLVHSSKGIHARYEVDVFIESIRAHIPRNSSLNMNEISEKSLNEEEIKVLFRLLEIGGIENPFHKEVQVRNRLIFTLLLNLGLRAGELLNLKIDDFDLRDNTLSVVRRHDSKEDGRSYQPLVKTGERVIPLSDELACEIFDYISNSREKMTKRKKHNFLLVAHCTGKNAGEPLSISAYEKVISTLKRGCPDLYNLSGHKLRHTWNYMYSKGIEGAELEYSRRKDLRNYLMGWSKESIMSDRYNFKYISQQEKNVVLKVYKSVSKIISGV; from the coding sequence ATGGGATATAAAGTAAAGAAATTCATCATGAGTAATGGCGAGCGAGGATGCCTGATCCTTGATAAAAATAGTAATCTACCAGCTTACTATCAAAATCTATTTCTTACTACAGACATAAGAAATAGAGGCGCAACCGCCTCAACTATGGAAATAGTTGCAACTAACTTACTAATTTTTAGTAATTTCTTAGATAGTAGGAAAATCAATATAGTTGAGAGAATTGAGCTTAAAAAGTATCTCAGCGTTGCAGAAATAGATGATCTGGTAAGATATGCGAAACAAAGATTCGATAGACAAAAAATTATAAATATAAAATCAGCAAGTAATAGGTTTATTGCGAAGAGAACCTTTAGTTATAGAATACACGTTTTTTCACGCTACCTTAAGTGGTTATGTGGATTAGTTCATTCGTCAAAGGGGATTCATGCAAGGTATGAAGTAGACGTATTTATTGAAAGTATCAGAGCACATATTCCAAGAAACAGTTCATTGAATATGAATGAAATATCTGAAAAATCGTTAAATGAAGAAGAGATCAAAGTGCTTTTCCGTCTATTAGAAATTGGCGGGATTGAAAACCCTTTCCATAAGGAAGTACAGGTCAGGAACAGACTAATATTTACCTTGCTCTTAAATTTAGGTTTAAGGGCTGGAGAGTTGCTCAATCTTAAAATAGATGATTTTGATCTCAGAGACAACACTTTAAGTGTAGTCAGAAGACATGATTCAAAAGAAGATGGAAGATCTTATCAACCATTAGTAAAGACTGGAGAAAGGGTTATTCCGTTATCTGATGAGTTAGCCTGTGAAATTTTTGATTACATAAGCAATAGCAGAGAAAAAATGACAAAAAGAAAAAAGCATAATTTCTTATTGGTGGCTCATTGCACCGGAAAAAACGCAGGGGAACCCTTAAGCATTTCAGCTTATGAGAAGGTGATATCAACACTGAAACGAGGATGTCCAGATCTATATAATCTTTCAGGTCATAAGCTAAGGCACACTTGGAATTATATGTATTCTAAAGGCATAGAAGGTGCTGAATTAGAATATAGTAGAAGGAAAGATTTAAGGAATTATCTGATGGGTTGGTCAAAGGAGTCAATCATGAGTGATAGATACAATTTTAAATATATATCTCAACAAGAGAAGAATGTCGTCTTAAAGGTCTATAAATCAGTAAGTAAAATAATTAGTGGGGTTTAG
- a CDS encoding tyrosine-type recombinase/integrase has protein sequence MEIKCIENEQIFFAKMNRYSFKLSDKKWQLDKENCVYPHKVVDRMPTKMKLSYLKTLAYYASEYSSFYIQNINNLFYKWFGAMTIDTIDDKAIYQLNVYLGSERNYKLNIIKAFITKWKNLNYPGVEATAIRMLEKIKIIPNQTGDAVKRRDPNKGPLTEAEFNNIINAVGKLYHEKKIQCFLYCYILLLAITGRRPLQLISLKAKDLIKNEKGCFLNVPKVKQRKCFRKEFNMVMIEPFLYDSLSMLINQNQAFVEDKFSVGISNYRGELPIFMNLDKITETKMIEVFLSDLTTDFFHMKISVMSKLLKHFPSKFDVRSERTNSYIELNARRFRYTLGSRLANEGASIEVIAKALDHKSVNSSMIYIKNNPDNVYDIDKRLSAFFNPLSNILMGIEIEENKNFFIKYVSDAFFLLEDTKEDLKCLTCKKFNPWRAL, from the coding sequence GTGGAAATCAAATGTATTGAAAATGAGCAAATTTTTTTTGCTAAGATGAATAGATATAGTTTCAAACTGTCAGATAAGAAATGGCAACTTGATAAAGAAAACTGCGTATACCCTCACAAAGTTGTAGATAGAATGCCTACAAAAATGAAACTTAGCTACTTAAAAACATTAGCTTACTATGCGTCTGAATATAGTTCTTTTTATATACAAAATATTAACAATCTATTTTATAAGTGGTTTGGTGCAATGACCATCGATACTATTGATGACAAAGCAATATATCAATTGAATGTTTATTTAGGTTCAGAAAGAAACTACAAACTAAACATAATTAAAGCTTTCATCACTAAATGGAAAAATCTCAATTATCCTGGGGTAGAAGCGACTGCCATTAGAATGCTGGAGAAAATAAAAATCATTCCAAACCAAACAGGAGATGCAGTCAAAAGACGAGATCCAAATAAAGGACCTTTAACTGAAGCGGAATTCAATAATATTATTAACGCAGTTGGAAAACTTTATCATGAGAAGAAAATTCAATGCTTTTTGTATTGTTATATCCTTTTGTTGGCAATAACAGGAAGAAGGCCATTACAATTAATATCTTTAAAAGCTAAAGATCTCATTAAAAATGAGAAAGGGTGCTTTTTAAATGTACCAAAAGTAAAACAAAGAAAATGTTTCAGAAAAGAATTTAACATGGTAATGATAGAACCGTTCTTATATGACAGCTTATCAATGTTAATTAATCAAAATCAGGCGTTTGTTGAAGATAAATTCAGTGTTGGGATTAGTAACTATAGAGGCGAATTACCAATATTCATGAATTTAGATAAGATTACGGAAACAAAAATGATTGAGGTTTTTTTATCTGATTTAACAACAGATTTCTTCCATATGAAAATTTCAGTTATGTCAAAACTATTAAAACACTTTCCGTCAAAATTCGATGTTAGGTCAGAAAGGACTAACAGCTATATAGAGCTTAATGCCAGAAGATTCAGATATACATTAGGGAGTCGACTGGCTAATGAAGGAGCCTCAATTGAGGTTATTGCTAAAGCGTTAGATCATAAATCAGTAAACTCTTCTATGATATATATAAAAAATAATCCTGACAACGTTTATGACATCGATAAGAGACTAAGTGCGTTTTTTAACCCCTTATCTAATATACTTATGGGCATAGAGATTGAAGAAAACAAGAACTTTTTTATCAAGTATGTTTCAGATGCATTTTTCTTATTAGAAGATACGAAAGAGGATTTGAAATGTTTAACGTGTAAAAAATTCAATCCGTGGAGAGCATTATGA